From Acidobacteriota bacterium, one genomic window encodes:
- a CDS encoding OmpA family protein: MKKLSKLSPLVVLFIALAVPVAAQQNSGSSRGTTQVASGAKMKVKGMILKREAQGFRLRDMAGSELIVRLAGNAKIEEKKGNPFRGSKKFSEAQLVRGLYVEVEGRGDSSGALVADKIKLSDNDLRVALAVDSTVAPVENRLGEAEERVARTEQNAQRLSGQLDELTQVANLAKGGAAAAQETAEVAVDGVNRTNDRISSLDDYEVRKSESISFKVGSAVLSPEAKSILDAIATQAKTEKGFVIEVRGFASADGAENSNRVLSQRRAEAVLHYLAENHNIPLRRIVLPFGYGEAMPVADNSTRDGRKQNRRVEISILVSKGLTNPVNVNRSVSTTRER, from the coding sequence ATGAAAAAACTGTCGAAGCTCAGTCCCCTCGTGGTGTTATTCATAGCGTTAGCCGTACCGGTTGCCGCTCAGCAGAACTCCGGTTCAAGCCGCGGCACTACGCAGGTCGCGTCCGGTGCGAAGATGAAGGTAAAAGGCATGATCCTCAAGCGCGAGGCCCAGGGTTTTAGACTGCGCGACATGGCGGGATCCGAGTTGATCGTGCGCCTTGCCGGCAACGCCAAGATAGAAGAGAAGAAGGGCAACCCGTTCCGCGGCAGCAAGAAGTTTAGTGAGGCCCAGTTGGTCCGCGGTCTTTATGTCGAGGTCGAAGGACGCGGAGACTCCTCGGGCGCTCTGGTCGCCGACAAGATCAAGCTCTCCGATAACGATCTTAGAGTTGCTCTCGCGGTAGATTCGACGGTGGCGCCAGTTGAAAACCGGCTTGGCGAGGCTGAGGAACGCGTCGCCCGAACCGAGCAGAATGCCCAGCGGCTCTCGGGTCAGCTTGACGAGTTGACTCAGGTTGCCAATCTCGCGAAGGGCGGAGCGGCAGCGGCCCAGGAAACAGCAGAAGTCGCTGTCGACGGCGTCAACAGGACTAACGATCGCATCTCGTCTCTGGATGACTATGAAGTGCGAAAGAGCGAAAGCATTAGCTTCAAAGTCGGCAGCGCAGTGCTGTCACCCGAAGCCAAGTCCATACTCGACGCCATCGCGACTCAGGCAAAGACCGAGAAGGGATTCGTGATCGAGGTGCGCGGTTTCGCTTCAGCGGATGGCGCCGAAAACTCAAATCGTGTTCTTAGCCAGCGACGAGCCGAGGCGGTCTTGCACTACCTTGCGGAAAATCACAACATTCCGCTGCGCAGGATAGTACTGCCGTTCGGATATGGCGAGGCCATGCCGGTCGCCGATAATTCCACTCGCGACGGGCGCAAACAGAATCGGCGCGTCGAGATTTCGATTCTGGTCAGCAAGGGTTTGACGAACCCGGTGAACGTCAATCGCTCTGTGAGCACGACCCGCGAGCGGTAG
- a CDS encoding glycosyltransferase family 4 protein: protein MRNPFPHEPTILFVVPGDIQRQTGGSFYDRKLADSLTERGFRVEMVTVPDLPYFAGLVAGLAIAPLLLLRLARRKYDVVIEDGWAHPTTLLFNVACWLIGRVRLVIIVHQVRWRAVKPPVGFIVRMVERVSLRSAQLIVTVSRFISSDVERLVGSGVPVVLASPGSAPISGATRERGETGAIPLRLLFVGNCARLKGLDHLIGALALLRDIPLTLDLVGDVNVEPRYYKKLVKQVNALGVSERVIFHGAVAHEDLGHFYSRAGIFTFPSLYEGFGIVLAEAMHAGLAIVATRTGPANEIVREGANALIVPPADSAALAGAIRRLATNTVLREDFGRRSRELAGSLPTWAQTCDTIYDRIEIMSRTTRGTKRTTKSIPTR from the coding sequence GTGCGTAATCCATTTCCACATGAACCGACCATCCTATTCGTGGTCCCTGGAGATATTCAGCGGCAAACCGGGGGTTCTTTTTACGACAGAAAGCTTGCCGACAGCCTGACCGAACGGGGCTTTCGGGTGGAGATGGTAACGGTTCCCGACCTGCCTTATTTTGCCGGCCTTGTCGCGGGTCTGGCGATTGCTCCCCTCTTATTGCTACGGCTCGCAAGGCGGAAGTATGACGTTGTGATCGAGGATGGATGGGCTCACCCCACAACACTCCTGTTTAATGTTGCGTGTTGGCTCATCGGCAGGGTTCGGTTAGTCATCATCGTACATCAGGTCAGATGGCGCGCGGTGAAACCGCCCGTCGGATTCATTGTCCGAATGGTTGAGCGGGTTTCTTTGCGCTCGGCTCAACTGATTGTGACGGTGAGCCGCTTTATCAGCAGCGACGTTGAACGACTGGTCGGGAGCGGAGTGCCCGTTGTACTCGCGTCTCCTGGCTCTGCGCCGATTTCGGGTGCAACGCGGGAACGAGGTGAGACCGGCGCCATACCGCTACGGCTCCTGTTCGTGGGGAACTGCGCCCGCCTCAAAGGGCTCGATCATTTGATCGGTGCGCTCGCGTTACTTCGGGACATTCCGCTCACGCTCGACCTGGTCGGAGACGTGAACGTTGAGCCGCGCTATTACAAAAAGTTGGTGAAGCAGGTAAACGCTTTAGGTGTGAGCGAAAGAGTTATCTTTCACGGGGCAGTTGCTCACGAGGACCTGGGCCACTTTTATTCGCGGGCCGGCATATTCACTTTCCCTTCGCTGTATGAAGGTTTTGGCATTGTATTGGCCGAGGCGATGCACGCGGGCCTGGCCATCGTGGCAACTCGCACCGGGCCGGCAAATGAAATAGTTCGCGAAGGTGCGAATGCGCTAATTGTGCCGCCTGCGGATTCGGCGGCTCTCGCCGGCGCCATACGACGGCTCGCAACCAACACTGTATTAAGAGAGGACTTCGGCCGCCGCAGCCGCGAGCTCGCCGGTTCGCTTCCTACGTGGGCACAGACCTGCGATACCATCTATGATCGGATCGAGATTATGAGTCGAACGACTCGCGGTACGAAGCGAACGACGAAGTCCATTCCCACACGGTAA
- a CDS encoding nucleotide kinase domain-containing protein: MARRQRTDTIIQLQLRLKQTVKRTPVIFTRLAPAKVTVVYDTYWRFAAERQRIFFQRVNGEAPPWTDDPTLRQYKFTNAYRASDRVSQYLIRRVIYEGDQSLEEIVFRTLLFKFFNKVGTWELLERAFGTVWSTDYSVKHYGSVLERALSTGIPIYSAAYIMPSGGRSLIRERKHCMHLKLLERMMRDKLPDRLADAHSMKEAFELLRSYPTIGDFLAYQYVTDLNYSTILNYSEMEFVVPGPGARDGIRKCFEDLGGLNGTEIIKVIADRQESEFERLELPFQTLWGRRLQLIDCQNLFCEVDKYSRIEHPEISGVTGRTRIKQRYRISSAPIPYWYPPKWGLNERIKEGGQYVSSI, translated from the coding sequence ATGGCTCGACGACAGCGGACAGATACTATCATCCAGCTTCAACTGAGGCTTAAGCAGACTGTCAAACGGACCCCCGTCATATTCACGCGGCTTGCACCTGCCAAGGTGACGGTAGTATATGACACTTACTGGCGGTTCGCGGCGGAACGCCAACGAATCTTCTTCCAGCGAGTGAATGGCGAAGCGCCCCCTTGGACTGACGATCCGACGCTACGACAGTATAAGTTCACAAACGCCTATCGAGCATCTGATCGAGTGAGCCAATACCTAATTAGACGCGTGATCTATGAGGGTGATCAATCGCTAGAGGAAATCGTCTTCAGAACGCTGCTATTTAAGTTTTTTAACAAAGTTGGGACTTGGGAACTGCTCGAGCGCGCATTCGGAACTGTATGGTCTACTGACTATTCCGTCAAACACTACGGCTCAGTATTAGAGAGGGCTCTGAGCACAGGAATTCCGATATACTCCGCCGCGTATATCATGCCATCGGGCGGGAGATCTCTCATCCGTGAGAGAAAACACTGCATGCACCTCAAGCTCCTAGAACGAATGATGCGGGACAAACTACCAGATCGTTTGGCTGATGCTCACTCAATGAAGGAGGCTTTTGAATTGCTACGCTCATATCCCACAATTGGTGATTTTCTCGCATATCAGTACGTGACGGATCTCAACTACAGCACGATACTGAACTACAGTGAAATGGAGTTTGTGGTTCCAGGACCCGGCGCTCGCGACGGAATCCGCAAATGCTTTGAGGATCTTGGTGGATTGAATGGAACCGAAATTATTAAGGTGATAGCGGACAGGCAGGAATCGGAGTTTGAACGATTAGAGCTACCATTTCAAACTCTTTGGGGTCGGCGGCTGCAATTGATTGACTGCCAGAATCTCTTTTGTGAGGTGGACAAGTACTCACGGATAGAACATCCTGAAATCTCAGGCGTTACCGGACGAACGAGGATCAAACAAAGATATCGAATCAGCTCCGCCCCTATTCCATATTGGTACCCGCCCAAGTGGGGCCTGAACGAGCGCATCAAAGAGGGTGGTCAGTATGTTTCGAGTATTTGA
- a CDS encoding ImmA/IrrE family metallo-endopeptidase yields MRRRVSASRSQPICVYDLAEQLGVEVIFRPETSLGGMYVKTSETILIPANRPPGRQAFTCAHELAHWLFGHGSRIEETAVLEEEHHNNSEERLANFFASYLLMPPWAVREAFSRRNWIPQASKPLQVYTVAGQLGVGYETLVQHLYHSLQLLSLTQMEQLLRSTPKRLRQSVLGHDNARHLVIVDRAWTKIAVDLQVGDLTILPANVTLEGSSASTVGDHPLGALVEARLPGITRVHACDGSWATFVRVSRRDFIGRSIYRHLEDPDVEYSQSD; encoded by the coding sequence ATGCGGCGACGGGTGTCCGCATCAAGATCTCAACCAATCTGTGTCTATGATCTTGCAGAACAGTTGGGGGTCGAGGTTATATTCCGTCCTGAGACTAGCCTAGGTGGAATGTATGTGAAAACGTCAGAGACAATTCTGATTCCCGCGAATCGGCCTCCTGGACGTCAAGCTTTTACGTGCGCACACGAGCTTGCCCACTGGCTGTTTGGACACGGAAGTCGAATCGAAGAAACTGCTGTCCTAGAAGAAGAACACCACAACAATTCCGAAGAGCGGTTGGCGAATTTCTTCGCGAGTTATTTGCTTATGCCGCCGTGGGCAGTCAGGGAAGCATTCAGTCGGCGTAACTGGATACCTCAGGCAAGTAAGCCGCTGCAGGTATACACAGTTGCGGGGCAGCTCGGGGTTGGCTACGAGACATTAGTCCAGCATCTCTACCATTCCCTTCAGCTTTTATCTTTGACACAGATGGAACAACTGCTTCGATCTACTCCGAAGCGATTGCGTCAGTCGGTCCTTGGGCACGACAACGCTCGTCATCTCGTCATCGTGGACCGCGCTTGGACTAAGATAGCCGTCGATTTGCAAGTCGGAGATTTGACCATCCTTCCGGCGAATGTCACACTCGAAGGCAGCAGCGCAAGTACTGTTGGCGATCATCCCCTGGGTGCGCTCGTCGAGGCGCGGCTGCCAGGTATTACTCGTGTCCATGCTTGTGATGGCTCGTGGGCCACATTCGTTCGGGTATCTCGTAGAGACTTCATCGGCAGAAGCATCTACCGGCACTTGGAGGATCCCGATGTCGAGTACTCCCAATCTGATTAA
- a CDS encoding zinc-binding alcohol dehydrogenase, with protein sequence MSSEFDQECPAVSVWFTSPGIVELRTSSARPPGPGEVRIEALFSGISHGSEMMVYRGEVPPELSLDSTLPTLQGSFSFPVKYGYASVGRVIDVGSGVTERAEGDLVFAFNPHETCYTVPATVLIGLPRELDPRIGIFAANLETAVNALLDAAPRLGERVVVIGQGVVGLLITHLARRAGASLVVTSDLYEKRRRLSRSAGADLVVDPSAESLPERVSALTGGTGADVVIEASGQPRALDEAVKVAAAEGRVVVVSWYGTKRADLALGSDFHRKRLTLKSSQVSNLDPSLTPRWTISRRRELAVGYLSELSLDELISHVLPFDRAAEAYHLIDEQPAEVIQVVLDYERH encoded by the coding sequence ATGTCTTCGGAATTCGATCAAGAGTGTCCGGCGGTCTCGGTCTGGTTCACATCGCCAGGAATCGTGGAGCTGCGTACCTCAAGCGCGAGGCCACCGGGTCCAGGCGAAGTCCGCATCGAGGCGCTCTTCTCCGGCATCAGCCACGGCAGCGAGATGATGGTCTATCGCGGGGAAGTTCCGCCGGAACTCTCGCTCGATTCAACTCTTCCTACGCTTCAAGGCAGCTTCAGCTTTCCGGTCAAGTACGGCTACGCAAGTGTTGGTCGAGTCATCGACGTCGGGAGCGGCGTCACCGAACGGGCCGAGGGCGACCTGGTCTTCGCATTCAACCCGCACGAAACGTGCTATACAGTTCCCGCGACGGTCTTGATCGGGCTTCCGCGGGAACTTGATCCGCGCATCGGCATCTTTGCTGCCAATCTCGAGACCGCCGTGAATGCTTTGCTGGACGCTGCGCCTCGTTTGGGCGAAAGGGTTGTCGTGATCGGTCAGGGAGTTGTTGGTTTGCTGATAACCCACCTGGCGCGCAGAGCGGGGGCGAGCCTGGTGGTAACCAGTGACTTATACGAGAAACGCCGGCGGTTGTCGCGATCAGCCGGCGCTGATCTGGTTGTTGACCCCTCAGCGGAAAGCCTTCCCGAGCGCGTGTCCGCCTTGACCGGAGGAACGGGAGCCGATGTGGTGATCGAGGCGAGCGGGCAACCGCGTGCTCTGGATGAGGCCGTCAAGGTCGCGGCTGCCGAAGGTCGCGTTGTGGTGGTCTCGTGGTACGGCACGAAGCGAGCGGACCTGGCTTTGGGCAGCGATTTTCATCGAAAGCGGCTGACGCTGAAAAGCTCCCAGGTCTCCAATCTTGATCCGTCGCTCACACCGAGGTGGACCATTTCGCGCCGGCGAGAGCTCGCCGTCGGATACCTGAGTGAGTTGTCACTCGACGAGTTGATCAGCCACGTGCTGCCGTTCGATCGCGCGGCCGAGGCTTATCATCTGATCGACGAGCAGCCCGCCGAGGTCATACAGGTTGTTTTAGATTACGAGAGGCACTAA
- a CDS encoding type II toxin-antitoxin system prevent-host-death family antitoxin: MRDVNVSEGIVPLGEFKARASKIIGELADSKEPLVITQNGRPAAVLMSPAAFQELRERYEFLEAVAQGVADTEAGRVVDHKKVRRWLDSWGADREKDAPK, translated from the coding sequence ATGCGCGACGTCAACGTATCGGAAGGGATCGTACCTCTCGGCGAGTTCAAGGCTCGAGCATCCAAGATCATCGGAGAGCTAGCTGACAGCAAAGAGCCTCTGGTAATCACTCAAAATGGCAGACCTGCTGCGGTCTTAATGTCTCCAGCCGCGTTTCAAGAGTTGCGCGAGCGCTACGAGTTCCTCGAGGCCGTAGCCCAAGGCGTCGCCGACACCGAAGCCGGGCGCGTCGTGGATCATAAGAAGGTCCGCCGATGGCTCGATAGCTGGGGCGCGGATCGAGAGAAGGATGCGCCGAAATGA
- a CDS encoding phosphopantetheine-binding protein, with protein sequence MLLSRDEVRTLVISSIREVAENKNDDPIVDETDPIHDLGLDSNDGVDFACAISEKLNYDVPDNINPLVSDKPTRPRKVGEIVDLMCNLLQESERHARGDRK encoded by the coding sequence ATGCTTTTAAGCCGAGATGAAGTCCGAACGCTCGTGATCTCAAGCATTCGTGAAGTTGCCGAGAACAAGAATGACGATCCAATCGTGGACGAGACTGATCCGATTCATGACCTTGGCCTCGATAGTAACGATGGAGTTGACTTCGCATGCGCGATCAGCGAGAAATTGAACTACGACGTCCCTGATAACATCAACCCGTTGGTTAGCGATAAACCAACCCGCCCGCGAAAGGTCGGCGAAATTGTCGACCTTATGTGCAACTTGCTGCAAGAGAGTGAACGACACGCTAGGGGAGATCGAAAGTAG
- a CDS encoding serine hydrolase codes for MRRILITAVIALTFLASVAVGQKPAPSSAYYPPAGDNWERRTAAEAGFDAALLDEAVAFAKTQETKQPRDFSTQIQTFGALLGPLPKERGETNGIILRNGYIVAEWGDTRRIDPTYSAAKSFLSTVLGLTIDRGMIKSVDDPVRAYIKDGGYDSLHNSKITWRHHANQTSEWEGTMFGKSHDFIGVEQFGRGRREPRELKGPGEFYEYNDVRINRFSLSLLTLWKRPLPEVIKQYVMDPIGASTTWQYHGYNNSDVMIDGKKMTSVSGGTRWGGGLWISTRDEARFGYLFLRRGKWGEKQIVSEKWVRMAITPGPLGPDYGFLWWLNTQKRQWPSAPASSFAAIGNGTNTIWIDPEHDLVVVWRWHQANGNELFRRILAAIK; via the coding sequence ATGAGACGAATATTGATCACCGCAGTCATCGCCCTGACGTTCCTTGCGAGCGTTGCCGTTGGACAAAAGCCGGCTCCGTCCTCGGCCTATTATCCACCGGCCGGGGATAACTGGGAGCGCCGGACCGCCGCTGAAGCCGGGTTTGACGCCGCGCTGCTCGATGAGGCAGTCGCGTTCGCGAAGACCCAGGAGACAAAGCAGCCTCGCGACTTCTCGACTCAGATCCAGACCTTCGGCGCATTGCTCGGGCCGCTGCCCAAGGAGCGCGGCGAAACCAATGGAATCATTCTTCGCAACGGCTACATTGTCGCCGAGTGGGGCGACACCCGGCGGATCGATCCCACCTACAGCGCCGCCAAGAGCTTTCTGTCCACGGTGCTCGGGCTGACGATCGATCGCGGGATGATCAAGAGCGTCGACGATCCGGTTCGCGCTTACATAAAAGACGGCGGCTACGACTCGCTCCATAACTCGAAGATCACCTGGCGGCATCACGCGAACCAGACGAGTGAATGGGAGGGCACGATGTTTGGCAAGTCACACGACTTCATCGGCGTCGAGCAGTTTGGCAGGGGACGCCGCGAGCCTCGCGAGTTGAAAGGGCCCGGCGAGTTCTATGAATACAACGACGTGCGCATCAATCGCTTCTCGCTCTCGCTGCTCACGCTCTGGAAGCGGCCGCTGCCTGAAGTGATCAAACAATACGTGATGGATCCGATTGGGGCTTCAACCACCTGGCAGTATCACGGCTACAACAACTCCGACGTGATGATCGACGGCAAGAAGATGACCTCGGTGAGCGGCGGCACGCGTTGGGGCGGCGGCCTGTGGATCAGCACTCGCGATGAAGCTCGCTTCGGCTACCTGTTCCTGCGGCGCGGCAAATGGGGCGAGAAACAGATCGTTTCTGAGAAGTGGGTTCGGATGGCGATAACGCCGGGACCCCTCGGGCCGGACTATGGATTCTTGTGGTGGCTGAACACACAAAAGAGACAGTGGCCGTCAGCGCCCGCTTCGAGCTTTGCGGCGATCGGCAACGGTACGAATACAATTTGGATCGACCCCGAGCACGATCTGGTTGTGGTCTGGCGCTGGCACCAGGCAAACGGCAACGAGCTCTTCAGACGCATCCTCGCCGCAATCAAGTAG
- a CDS encoding helix-turn-helix transcriptional regulator, whose amino-acid sequence MSDIDPIRTSIAARLRAAREQAGLSQGQVAKLLDLHRPSISEIEAGRRRVSAEELSRLAGIYNVSISWLTEEKSEVADPAVELAARELAKLKGEDLDRVLRFLRTLRKSGGSEK is encoded by the coding sequence ATGTCTGATATCGATCCGATTCGCACATCAATAGCCGCAAGGCTCCGAGCTGCGAGGGAACAGGCTGGCCTTTCGCAAGGCCAAGTCGCGAAATTGCTCGACCTCCACCGCCCCTCAATCTCAGAAATTGAAGCCGGTCGCCGGCGGGTTTCTGCTGAGGAGCTCTCTCGCTTGGCAGGCATCTATAACGTCAGCATCTCCTGGCTCACGGAAGAGAAATCGGAAGTCGCGGATCCCGCCGTCGAACTGGCAGCTCGCGAGTTGGCAAAGCTGAAGGGCGAGGATCTGGACCGCGTGCTTCGTTTTCTTCGTACGTTGCGGAAATCTGGAGGCAGTGAGAAATGA
- a CDS encoding 6-carboxytetrahydropterin synthase: MQKFEIGIVGEFESAHSLNGDFGPATRLHGHTYRVEVSAEASEIDSTGTFYDIGRLRAELISVLEPLHYRNLNEVAELAGMNTTAEVVARYIFKKLAPVLRTAGIEGLKVTVWESSSSFASYRESFET, encoded by the coding sequence ATGCAGAAATTTGAGATAGGTATTGTGGGCGAGTTTGAATCCGCACATTCGCTAAACGGCGACTTCGGTCCGGCGACACGTCTTCACGGGCACACCTACCGAGTCGAGGTCAGCGCCGAAGCCAGCGAGATTGACTCAACCGGAACGTTCTATGATATCGGGCGGCTTCGCGCTGAGTTGATCTCGGTGCTGGAGCCTCTCCACTATCGCAATCTGAACGAGGTTGCGGAGCTTGCAGGGATGAACACCACGGCCGAGGTCGTCGCCCGGTACATTTTCAAGAAGCTGGCTCCGGTCCTTCGGACGGCCGGTATCGAAGGACTAAAGGTTACCGTGTGGGAATCGAGTTCGTCGTTCGCTTCGTACCGCGAGTCGTTCGAGACTTAG
- a CDS encoding RsbRD N-terminal domain-containing protein codes for MSQSTAEKIEAHIDQLIETWIHAIRDDPSIESDDNLSKPELIDHVPAIIEEICRLIRKDETPDVRNSHEARANVYTRFHQGYTGRDLIRELSLLRITLLDHLLVISSDESRGLDAEEWHRAARILNLYLDEEMVYAISVYSKLPGDSQPEATDS; via the coding sequence ATGAGTCAATCAACAGCGGAAAAGATTGAAGCACATATTGATCAGCTAATAGAGACTTGGATCCACGCCATACGCGATGACCCGAGCATTGAATCCGACGACAATTTATCCAAGCCGGAACTGATAGACCACGTCCCGGCAATCATCGAGGAGATTTGCAGACTGATACGAAAGGACGAAACGCCCGACGTGCGAAACAGTCATGAGGCCCGGGCGAACGTTTACACTCGCTTTCATCAAGGTTACACGGGGCGCGATCTGATACGCGAGCTGTCGCTATTGCGGATAACCTTGCTCGATCATCTGCTGGTGATCTCATCCGACGAATCGCGCGGTCTTGACGCTGAGGAATGGCATAGGGCCGCCAGGATACTCAACCTCTATTTGGATGAGGAGATGGTTTATGCGATCTCGGTCTACAGCAAGCTTCCGGGCGATTCGCAACCAGAAGCCACCGATAGCTAA
- a CDS encoding panthothenate synthetase, with the protein MRVLLTVALPLEPFNTAVRNGTAGETLNRILEDSKAESVYFTELDGNRTAILVIDLERASQIPAFAEPWFLSFNGNCQFRIVMSPEDLAQAGLEELGKKWA; encoded by the coding sequence ATGCGTGTACTGCTAACCGTCGCCCTTCCGCTTGAACCATTCAACACCGCCGTGAGGAATGGAACCGCCGGCGAAACGCTCAATCGAATCCTCGAGGACTCGAAGGCGGAGTCGGTCTATTTCACCGAACTGGACGGCAACCGAACCGCTATTCTGGTGATCGACCTTGAGCGCGCATCCCAGATCCCGGCGTTCGCGGAGCCGTGGTTTTTAAGCTTCAACGGCAACTGCCAGTTTCGAATCGTGATGTCGCCGGAGGACCTCGCGCAGGCGGGGCTTGAAGAACTTGGGAAGAAATGGGCCTAG
- a CDS encoding VWA domain-containing protein, with the protein MPMPMAVLMSSDRMIAAQSPPQTSPAQKPPQDQDEAIRLTSRLVAVPLSASDATGKPVRDLSVQDFVIEEAGRPQTLISLGEPGKVPTEIALLFDISGSTHGQFTFEQQAAVRFIKQVLKPADAVSVFSIGTRPKLIKARTTSGEEATSGLMSIEPLKEPTAFFDTVVEAALYLGKTAEAGSRRVIVVISDGEENYSERYKLADALRELQKNDCLFYSINPSGSALSLNQVSVRGQSFMESMSAQTGGKAFVPAKITDLEAVFHQIAEELQAQYLLGYYSTDERADGGFRPITVRAPKRPELRVRARQGYYAPGSTPKP; encoded by the coding sequence ATGCCAATGCCAATGGCCGTGCTCATGTCCAGCGATCGGATGATCGCCGCCCAGTCGCCGCCTCAGACTAGCCCCGCGCAGAAACCGCCACAAGATCAGGACGAAGCCATTCGTTTGACGTCCCGACTGGTCGCCGTGCCGCTGTCGGCGTCGGACGCTACCGGGAAACCAGTCCGCGATCTCAGTGTTCAGGATTTTGTGATCGAGGAAGCCGGGCGACCGCAAACCCTCATCTCGTTGGGGGAACCGGGAAAGGTGCCTACCGAAATCGCCCTCCTTTTCGACATCTCAGGCAGCACTCACGGGCAGTTCACCTTCGAGCAACAAGCGGCAGTCCGCTTCATCAAACAAGTGCTCAAACCGGCCGATGCGGTGTCCGTGTTTTCGATTGGTACCAGGCCAAAGCTGATAAAAGCGCGCACCACAAGCGGTGAAGAGGCTACGAGCGGTCTGATGTCCATCGAGCCCCTGAAGGAACCTACGGCCTTCTTCGATACGGTGGTCGAGGCGGCGCTCTACCTCGGCAAGACCGCCGAAGCCGGCAGCAGGCGCGTGATTGTTGTTATCTCCGATGGTGAAGAAAACTATAGCGAGCGTTATAAGCTCGCCGATGCGCTCCGAGAATTGCAAAAGAATGATTGCCTCTTCTATTCGATCAACCCGAGCGGGTCTGCGTTGAGCCTGAATCAGGTGAGCGTGAGAGGCCAGAGCTTTATGGAATCAATGTCAGCGCAAACCGGCGGGAAGGCATTCGTTCCCGCAAAGATTACCGATCTCGAAGCGGTGTTCCATCAAATCGCAGAGGAGCTTCAGGCTCAATACTTGTTGGGGTACTACTCGACCGATGAGCGGGCGGATGGAGGATTCAGGCCGATCACCGTGCGCGCGCCAAAGCGCCCGGAGCTGCGCGTACGTGCTCGCCAGGGATACTACGCGCCGGGTTCTACCCCGAAGCCCTAA
- a CDS encoding type II toxin-antitoxin system RelE/ParE family toxin, giving the protein MKPVWARAAIRDLIHAREYIGLENQDAAREIASRIVDATERVIQFPEAGRQGRVNGTRELVVSGTQYLIVYRLKKNAVHFLRVLHGRQKWPSA; this is encoded by the coding sequence ATGAAACCGGTTTGGGCGCGAGCAGCAATCCGGGACCTGATTCACGCGCGAGAATACATCGGTCTTGAAAATCAAGACGCCGCCCGCGAGATCGCTTCGCGCATCGTGGACGCGACTGAACGCGTCATTCAGTTCCCCGAGGCCGGCCGCCAAGGAAGAGTCAACGGAACTCGCGAACTAGTTGTATCAGGCACGCAATACCTGATTGTCTATCGCTTGAAAAAGAACGCTGTTCATTTCCTCAGGGTGCTTCACGGGCGCCAGAAATGGCCGTCCGCTTAA